TTTAAGAAACAAATAGcgtatttcatatttcaattgGGTGTTTGAAATGACAGAAAACGGTTTGTCTTTTTATTGTCAATTATTGGTCCTTAAAAAATaccaaacagacaaacaaacaaacaaacagacaaacaaacaaacaaacaaacaaacaaacaaacacagaaaggtGAAATTCTTGAATTGTTATCCTTACCTCAATATTTTCAACGAGTCTTGAAAGAACAGATTTaggttttgtgtaatttttagtTTTTCCTCTAGATTTCCtctcctttctttctttctgtaaaCGTTTGGCTTTTTTGTGTTTTCTCGACATTCTGTCTTCATTCATCGAATAATCTTCTTGTTCATTGTTATCCTTGTCAAAATCCTGAGATTCGATATCGTCCGAGTTTCTGTCCGACTGAACCACTTCTTGGGAATCACTTGCATTGCTTTCAGAAGTAGTTTCGCCTTCGGACGTGGTGGTCCTAACATTCACAGTATGGGATTCGAAAGAAGTAGTAGGTTCGGTCGTTGTCGGCGCTGCCCAAGTTGTCATTTCAAACTCTTCAGGGTGATACTTTCGGTAGTAGTCCTCATCTTCCCAGCTACCAAACTTGAAGCCAGCAAATCGGAGAGCCGGGTCCATGTCCTTTGGCCAAGGTGCACAGTAACTTTCAACAGTAGAGTAATCGCACGAATTCTCGCAACATTCGACAACAATAAGACCAGAACCACGTCGACGCTGTGTACGTTCTCCGTAAGCACTGCCACCAAAAAACTTGTGTGCCTCGTCTTCGTCTTggaaaactgaaaaaaaatagaaCATAGACTCAATACTATTACAACGCCAAAGAAACGAGATTCCATGTAtctcaaattatcaaaacacCAACCTCGCCCCCATGTAtctcaaattatcaaaacacCAACCTCGCTCCATCCGTCATCGTGCAAGCTCTTTTTACAAATGATAGACCAGCTATGCCCGAACTTTTAGAGCCTAGAATTCAGTTGTTTGGGGTGATTTTTGGCGCTCACCTTTACCACCGGGGTACAGGACTGGACTCTAGGCTAGAACTTATAAGCTCCGTACACGTGATTTTTGAAGTTGTGAATAAAATAGATATTTTACCTCAGACCGCTGAGTGGGGAGTTACACGGTTAAAGTCAAATTATTTGGACTCGGCTTTTGGCTGTTTTTATATCAGAGTTGATACCTGGAGGGACATAACATCTATAACCTAATTCTTCCAATTTGGGTCACATGAACGAAATGTAGGTCAAAACTTAATGAGGTCAGCTATTCTATTCTAACAGCAGTGATGGTGGATCTGAGGTGTTATATCCCTCTGTTGAGAAGCGTTCCTGTGTTGAGTATTTACAACCACCCTGATAAGACTAGAATGGGACTAATTGTGCTATGTAGGGTAAAAAATGAAACCGTTTACATAGGCctcagaacccccccccccccccaactaaattggccaaatgAATATTGTTCCAGACAGgacaattaatttcaaatctGTTCAGTATGTAGAATTGCTATGattacaaagtcagtatgtagtgaggaaaattCTTCCATTGATTTgagaaatatttctttttatggaacaaaacagattccattaaaagtaaaattgattttgtaggatgaaaattaaattatttacactGCCCACGTGCACCccaaaaataaaagaatttagatttttatTAAACATTGAACTATTTATCTTGCTCCTAAAGAAGATTGCAGTAGTGAATCATTTCTGTGGAGTCACTAGTTTATGCATATATAATTAATTAGTCTTACCTGCTTCTCTAGTTAGTCTAGTTCTCTGCTTCGTTACATCCGTGTAATAACCTCTGCCATGGCACACCAGAGATAACATGTCTGCTAATGTCCTGCCACACAGTCTGTCCCATGCTAGTGTTTCACCAGAGAAAGCGACCAAGGTGATAAATACTATCAAGAAAATCTTTCCTGATACAGCCATTTTTCTGCGAGTGAAATAAAGGTATTGCCATGAATACATGGTCTGATAGGCAACTATGTTTGTTTTCTAAATACTCGGACACCCTATTGGGGAAACGAGTAAACTCGAAGGATACAGGTCGCAAAAACAAGGACGAAGCGGCCCGGGACAGTATGACTAAATGTGCTTCTTGTGAGGTATAGTTGACAGTTCAAGACGGGTACTAGGCCCACCTGCTGCCTGACATAATTGCGCGACGCGAATTATCGACTGGAACACAAAATGACGAACTTGTCGGGAGTATCACTGACGACACACACTTGGTGAAACCGTATAAATGAATAACGTGAGAATTGTTGACTATTCCAGGGACACACtcatatttatgaatatagGGTGGGAAGAAGTCAAGAAATTGCATTGTCTCAGTGCAATGACCTCCGAGACATCATCGGACACTAGTGAACTTGATGTTCAACCGTTGGTAATACGTTCGAGTTCATGAACAGTCACATGAGACAGTTGCAATCCCCAGTCGAGGAAAGTGtagacaaaaaacaaacatagaaAACAAACTTTTACGAACTTGGTCACGGAAACAATGTGTTTGATTATAGAGAGAAAACGTAGTCGGGGGatgatgtgatgatgatgatgatgatgatgatgatgatgatgatgatgatgatggtgatggtggtggtggtggtgatgatgatgatgatgatgatgatgttgatgatgatgatgatgatgatgatgatgtaatgatgatgatgtaatgatgatgatgatgatgatgatggtggtggtggtggtgatgatggtaatGATGGTGGTAATGATGGTGGTGATTTTGGTGGAAGTTTTGGTGGAAGTGGTTATAGTGATAATCATCATAATCATTGACTGTTGACAAACATGTAACGTAATTAAACATTGTCGTTTATTCCCAGTACTTTTTTAGAAGTATTTATTTAACGTAAGATTAGAATTTGCTAGTAACTGTTTTTGATAAAAACAGCATGACGATTCTACTTTAATCTTTTCCAATTTATAAAATTCTCGACGGTGGGAATTTGGAGTTGCTCCAAAGAACTGACTAGGAGTCCCTGCAGGATATCGTCTGTCGGAACATATATAAGAAACGGGATTAGTTTTCCCAAGAGCGACAAGACGGCCCCATAAGGTCACAAACTCGCGTATTTGATGTCATCATGAACGAACGAAGGCCAATGATCAGCTGGTGATACTCCTAAGATTAATGTCATGGTGTATTCCATTGAGAATGATCAGAAAGTGGTCATGGGAAGTGTGGGAGAGTGAGTAAAAGTATTGTGGATCGCGAGCaaaggggagagagagagagagagagagagagagagagagagagagagagagagagagagagagagagagagagagagagagagagagagagagagagagagagagaggaggaggagggaCAGAACGACATTCATTCAGAGAAACGGAGgtagagacacagacagacagacggacagacagtgAATACTACATTCCGAATACTGTATGTTGGTCCTCAGTTGTTCGACAGGGTAGACGAGCCGATACATACTCcttagtctagtttctatacagtatcattacgatttacacctccagttattagagaccacgttggcattcAGACTACTAATACAGGGTAAACATTCTAGAGTCTATGCATTGATCCATAAATTAGTTATTGGTCCGATATTGAGGTCAATGTCAGTCGAGTTATTATAGGCTCAAATAGCGTCTGCTCCCGTTTGGTCGGTCTAGTCTAAAGGTAACTCTACCCTTTGACGAGGTCGACTTCGTGCGTTCATGAATGTATTGGGGGAGACCCTGATACATCCGTGATGCGTTGAATGATAAGCATCGTATGTTACCTTACGCGAATTGTAACACCGTAACTAGTGCAAAAAGTATATCAACGACTCTAGAAGAACTCGCAATGGAGTATCTGTTAACCATATTTGCTTTTCTCTAGCTTCTCCTCTCTTTATCGATCTATCTCGGCGTATATCCGCCCCTTGCTATATTCGTGTTACGTGTATCTCTACCTAATATgtcaattcatatttatatttccaCTCACAGTAAATATATTTGTCTAACCTCAACATTTCCTCCTCTCATTTTCACGATGACTTCTGGAAGGACTGGTGTGTAATATGGATAAGACGTTGAGGCACGTAAAATGTCACGTGTCACGTCAGCAGTGTCTCATTATCTAATGATTGAGTTGGGCCATATCTTGGTTGGACAATTGCCACACACTCATAATGCGcagaaagtttacatttcaGTCAAATGAATCGCATAACCATGGCAACTCTTTGCATAATCTATACCAATATCTAACCGATAATTTGTGTTTACCAGATTACACGAAAGGGTAAAAAGACTGTATGAGGGCACGATGAACGTGGTTGGCACCTTGTATGTATTAGAAAATGTGTAACAGTGTTAGAACGGTaacaccatggaagtatcaatGGTAACACATTCTGGATCTACAACCCACACGTTTGTTAGCCTACATTACCATCCACCCTCACGTAGCGATCTTACCAGGTATGGTTTCATCCCAGGGATATCCCTGTGGTAGCAAATAGAGTGTTCAAGGTTAACTTTTTAAGTTTACTATATTATCTTGGTTTACAGACTAGGCCGTAAGTAAATACCACATCAGCTGATTATGTTACATAATAAGCTTATCCTTTATAAGGTTGGTAGTGATGGAGAAGGTTTACAGGGGCtgccaaaaacaacaacatgcaACATTTTACTTTTCAGATTTTCTAATTGAATAGTTAATATTTTCAGGGCTGGGTGCTACTAATGCGAATGCAATGGAGTACCGGTATATTGATTCATAAAGCTTCGGTGATTGAAGAAACTTAAGTTTACTCTTTCGAACTTGAgacatgttatcagaaacatgAGCGTCTGACGTGGAAGCATTGTTTCGTTCCTCGAGCCAAGGAGGTCTCCCCTTTACACCTCCATGCTACAGTGATGCTCTAGTCTACTCTAAGGCGTTCGGGCGTGTATGTCGTAACACTGCACTGCTTCGTGCCGCCAAGTAGCCCCCTTCTTCCGTAATGAGACCTGCTTTCTAGCTAGACGTGTACATTAACTGCCACTGCATGCTGTTTTAAGCACTCGTTCATCTTTCCCTTCATACTACCATCGGCACAATTATGGATAACTTTACAAACgcaaactacatgtaaaacacCGCTTTCTAAAGATCTTCGACGGCTCTTGACGAACACTACGCGGGAGGCCGCTTTCTGTGGTCGAGTCTGGACCATTAATAAACCGCAAATTCCACATTCAAAGATGTAGCACAGTAGCTCGTTTCAGTCAAGCGTGATGGGTGAACCAAAAAGAGTATTCATTCACAGGCATTTTTCCCACACCAGTCAGTACGCTCCCAAATATGTCCATGGGAACTGTGTCAAATCGAATTTCTACTTAGAAACCATGTTATAGTGTACGTAGTGTGTGTGTGGCCATTGGCGACGTTTACCACCAACACAACAGGACAGGTTGGCATGGAGGCATGTCTTTCCAAAATAGTTTGAGGCTATCAGTTATAAATAGAATCACAGGCAAGGTtgcttccttgtctgtgataaaACACCTTGAGTCGTAAACAAGTAGACACTAATTAGAGAAACATATTACACCAATGTAAGACTGTGGATGATACTTTCATGGCAACCTTCAGTATTATTTTTGGACGATGGGGGGTTCCTCAATTTAGAATAGTGGCAGTGACCTTGTAGATTTAGACGAGGCGTGACGGTGAACAGTGAAGACCTCCTTTCTCCGATTCACTACTTCGAATTCACCGGACATTTggaacaattacatgtactgttacaTCGACACTTCTATTGTGTCTTGCGGTATGGCTTTCAGTCTGGTATTGGTAAACAACTCGAGTAGAGGGTTCAGACTGTCTcagcttggagtaattatactgacaatACGATTACTCCAAGGTCTCAGTAATAAGTCCATGATCAAATAAGTCTTGGGTCCCCCCACCACCAACAAAAAAAGTCATCGCAAGGATGCCTATATGAGTTTGTATGGCGATGTCACCGTTGACTTGTAAGTTTTCTGATGACTCGGCAAATCTAACAGTACGCTCGTCGACAACCTCTTCACTGGAAGTTAAAAGCGTCGCGTTGTCCAGGATTCTCATGTATGAAGTCGCGGTAAATTTTCCATTCAAAGCAAGGTTTGTGAAAACTTTAATAGACAGCAATTTCAACATGCAATTGGTTTCTTTTTAATGGCACTAATAAATGTTTATATGACTCACCTTTACAACGATCGTGATGGAAAACACCGCCCAGATGCCCGTAAGTGAAAAGCCGTCAGCTGCGGTAACCGTTCGTTGCTCGGTCTGTCTTCTAATACAATCGACCTTTGTCGCTTGCTTGGTGCGGAGGACTGGCACGGTTTGACGTCTTGTAAGCCCTTTTTATCTCGGGTCAGACAACTATTTGTCCCGTATGTTAATTACCACCGTATAATCAGACGGACTCAATTGTTGTCTTGTTTGTTTGAGTTAATTACGAAATGCGCCCTTTGCTCGCAGTCACGCGGAAAGAAGATAAATTTTGCAATCAACAATCTCGGTTTAATTCAAACTTTTCGCAATTTTAGGAGCACCAATGCAAAACTACATAACCGTTAAATTTGGTACATTTAAATCAATTATGCTAGTTCTTCGTTTTAATTAGTAATCTTACTATGATCGG
The Glandiceps talaboti chromosome 23, keGlaTala1.1, whole genome shotgun sequence genome window above contains:
- the LOC144453035 gene encoding uncharacterized protein LOC144453035 encodes the protein MAVSGKIFLIVFITLVAFSGETLAWDRLCGRTLADMLSLVCHGRGYYTDVTKQRTRLTREAVFQDEDEAHKFFGGSAYGERTQRRRGSGLIVVECCENSCDYSTVESYCAPWPKDMDPALRFAGFKFGSWEDEDYYRKYHPEEFEMTTWAAPTTTEPTTSFESHTVNVRTTTSEGETTSESNASDSQEVVQSDRNSDDIESQDFDKDNNEQEDYSMNEDRMSRKHKKAKRLQKERKERKSRGKTKNYTKPKSVLSRLVENIETASPSYGQAKDDDDDRWWMVEDPQFEIGDNDGKSSGEWHRKPNGNSTKGKRRRKKGKADASVVKGRQERSSVRGHQERSLIMNRQERRTRFSIYS